The segment GTGCCTATAAGTATGTTCCAGACCTAAGTAGTTTCTCCTGTTGGTATTCATTTCTTACCTTTTTTCCCCTTCATAATCCGACACGATGACATGTAACCAATAAGCTCAATTCACTCTACCTCGAACATCTCACCCCTTTGATTCTCGGCTGAGCCATTTTCTTGCCACTTCCTTATCAATTTATCGATTCAATATTTGTTATTGTCCAAAATCAACTCCTCATTCACATTAAGATTCCAGTCTTCAGTTGGAATTCTCCAAATATGCCTCACTCTACCATTGAAACAGATTACAGCCTATCTAATCTCAaacctttctcttctccatcaccaCCTCAACCCCTCACAAGCTTCTCactcttccctttcctccccCTAGAACTTCGTCTCCAAATTTACACCTACTGTCTCCCATCCCCTCGCATCCTCGAATTAGAATTTTCTCCCCCCTCTCAGACATTCGTTCCTATCTACTTTTCCTATTCTAGCATTCCCGTtctcctccatctcatctccgaATCACGTTCTTTCGCTATCCACTACTACCAATACATCCCTTCTTTGAATCTCTGGTTTAGTCCCTTTAGGGATAGTTTCTATTTTCGGATAGATTCTAGCCAGATCTACAGTCCCTACTATTCGGCCTGGGTTGAGAAACTCGGGAATCTGTTAAGGTTGGGAGAGGATTgtgatggatgtggataCGGGCTGCAGCGATTAAGATATTTAATCATTGGAGACGAAGCTTATTCTCACCTGACCGTCTCATCCACTATTCTCGCTTCGCTTCGTGATTTGAAGGAGATAGGGGTAGTTACGAAAGAAGAGACACTCCCTCTCTGGCCGGAAAATGAAGTCATTTTATTTTCAGATAGGAAGACGAGATCGACAAAGGGGAAGGATAATAGCATCAAGGGCCCATCTATCAATTATTCTCACGTTCGCCGACGCTTCAAAGGTGTGCTGATGGGTAATTCAGACGGATCGTTTGTTAGGGAGGAGAAAAGGGACCCTTTTGCAGTTGGCTGGTGAAggatttgatcttgatgcGCAAATTATTCATCGGGATTGGTTATGTTACTTCAATCTAGTCATCTAAAATTCGTTAAAAGCTTCACACCATATGCATTATCCACtgcaaatattgattaaaggATGTACTAGATTTCCAAGCTACAACTCCAGGCTAGATTCGATCCAAATGGGTATTCTCTCGTCCAATCTCCCACCAGTATCCGAAATTTCTATCAGTTATCACGATACGttcctttctcaattctTGTTCATTTTTAACCGGCTCTCGTGTTTGCAAtgtcaagaatcaagatatcTGTCGCTCCAACGGCCGTCAAATCATCCATGACCACAgcgatcttcttcttctctaccATTGAACTAACAGCCACCCAaccttcctcctccaaagCGTTGATCGTGGGTGCTCGCTTTCCAGGGGTAATCTTGACTGCATCTGGGAGGGCTGTTCGTTGAACGTTATACTGGCACAGGACGTATTTTTGTGCAGTGATAACACCTCGAATACGGGAGGCAATAAGTTCTACCAATGCTGGGTTTGAGGGTCTTTTGGATTTCACGAGAATTGCTGTACTCGAGACGACTGTATCGATAGCCTTTAATCCTGCTGCCTTCATGGTTTCGCCAGATTCTGATAACATATTAATACGAAATTTCTTGGGGTTGATCATGTCGTTCTTTCACTCACCAACTAGATCCACAATTCCATCAGCGACACCAAGAGCACATGCAGCCTCAACACTGCCGCTGAGCTCGATAATCTTGGTCTTCAACTTGCGCCCGGATACGGCACCACCGTCTGCCTCAGCTTCTAACGCGCGGAAGAATTCCTCAGATAAACTGACAAAACTGGTACCAATATTCTTTCCAATGAGATCTGATGGCTTCGCATATGGTCCCTTCTCTGGCACTTGAACTTGTAACTTGCAAGcaccaaatcccaaatccattATCTCCACACATCCTTCTTCCTTACCCTCTTCAACAGGGGTTGAAGTACCCGATTCCGACTTAACTCTCCTCTCGGTTTCAACTCCTGTGGCATGTTCTGCAACTGTGTCCCGTCCGGTAATACCAATATCTACTCGACCTTCACCAACGAATGTAGGAATATCGGCAGCGGGAAGGAAGACGAGCGCAATTGGTAAGTTTTTGACCAATGCTATGTCAAGTCTTGATTCTCTTCGAAACTGAATATCGGCACCTTCAAGCAGATTGAGTGCTGCCTGTAATAGTCTTCCCTCTAACGATTCGATCAGCCGTCAATTTCGGATACAGGATTCGGTTCCAATGGTGCCATGACTCACTTTTTGGTACTGCGAACAGCAATCTACCTTCTAAGCTTTTGTGATCGTTAGTGAAAGGTTCATACTCTTCAGACTCTTCGTCTGCAATGTATAACTCCTTGAGGACTTTCATTGTAGCTTCTTTGAACGGTAGGAGTTGCTAGGTTCTGCGTCCAAAAATGCGAAACTGACAGCTCCAAACCGTTTAAATAGGCTTCAGTGGCAAGTTCAAGAGCCAACAAGGTAAAAAAGGACAATTCTTACTGATTCACTAAATCCATTCTGTTGAGGGTGAGGAGAGCAAGCTGCTTGTTTCTGTGCAATGTGAAGATATAATCACTCTGATTGCGGGGTATTCACTCGAATCACAAGCAGAAGCGGAGTATGTTGTGTTGGTAAATGATAAGAAATGTATGGCttgaataatttgaaatatatttgaagcAAGGAGAATCACGATAATTGGATAATATGGGAAAGGGACAAGACTTCACGTTTAATATGACTCGGAGATGTTTGGCGCAAACTccattattaaaaaaaagtcaCCTAGTactcaacttcatcattctGCCCCACGTGTAACACCTGGTACTTTCGGTGGTCGGCGTCTTCTCGAAAATGACTAGTCCCGATTGATATTAGCGCAAGGATGCTTCCATTTCAACGCTAAGAATATTAACGAGAATCTCTTGCCCTAAGATTCTGCGAACAGGCAAAAAATTATCACCAAATTCACGTCGACCAGTAAGCCCCAAGTCAATTTATCAACCAcatcccaaaatccaagcGCATTAATCCTGTGAGTGACTCAGGAGCTCATCTACGGTTCCAAGATTCTAACAATTTTCAGATCGCAAAAATGGAGGCATCAAAGGTCCCCGTCAAGCTTGTTAAGGTCACCCGTGTTTTGGGCAGAACCGGTATGTCGAAATTTGGAGAATCCATATCTGCGGGTTTGAAAGGAGGTAATTCTGACAAAAACTAGGTTCCCGTGGAGGTGTTACTCAAGTCAGAGTTGAGTTCATGGACGATACCACCCGTTCCATCATCCGTAACGTCAAGGGCCCAGGTACGATTCCACGATTATTTTAAATCCCTCTAGAATTACATTTCGACAGCAAACATTCGAGAAGGGAAATGCTAGGAAGCTAGGGAAGGTGTAGGCTAACATTTCGAAATAGTCCGTGAAGACGACATCCTCTGCTTACTCGAATCTGAGCGTGAGGCTAGAAGATTGAGATAAATTGTTGGTCATACTTATCAAATGATGGGAGCATTGGGAATTTCTTCATGCATTCAGGTGCAGGCTTTTGCTACGGCTATGGGCTGGATGTACGTTTGATGAACATGGATGGATCAGTTCAAGGAAATACTTTCACCACAAAATAACACGATCGATGAATTCCCGGTACCTTATTTCTGCGACAATGTGCAAATCTTGAGACGTGAGAGAATTATTCTTGTGGCCTTGAGGTGATTTGGAGGATATGGATCACGGATTGCCGCAATTTCACACCGTTTTTCGAGGGACTGGAATACAATCATGAATGTAGAGAGTCTAGATTCAT is part of the Botrytis cinerea B05.10 chromosome 1, complete sequence genome and harbors:
- the Bchis1 gene encoding Bchis1 — protein: MDLVNHLEGRLLFAVPKKGRLLQAALNLLEGADIQFRRESRLDIALVKNLPIALVFLPAADIPTFVGEGRVDIGITGRDTVAEHATGVETERRVKSESGTSTPVEEGKEEGCVEIMDLGFGACKLQVQVPEKGPYAKPSDLIGKNIGTSFVSLSEEFFRALEAEADGGAVSGRKLKTKIIELSGSVEAACALGVADGIVDLVESGETMKAAGLKAIDTVVSSTAILVKSKRPSNPALVELIASRIRGVITAQKYVLCQYNVQRTALPDAVKITPGKRAPTINALEEEGWVAVSSMVEKKKIAVVMDDLTAVGATDILILDIANTRAG